Proteins from a genomic interval of Nasonia vitripennis strain AsymCx chromosome 3, Nvit_psr_1.1, whole genome shotgun sequence:
- the LOC103317397 gene encoding keratin-associated protein 10-1-like → MPCDGKNKSCQQRRELLHQLKCLISTMERKKPCEWDEEPCPPEPSKCRVVACYKPSPCQPLVYKSPCDPCSPPMMICKPDCPPCEPICEPLCMPPCKPICQPACKQLLCTPSVPCRPACPPACRPVCPPPPCQVVCPVPCRPGCPPSPCQVICPVPCPPKCSPPCQMTCPMPCPPKCPPSCPPTCQVMCPVPCPPRCPPPCPPRCPAPCQLTCPMPCPPKCPPPCPPTCQVMCPVPCPARCPPPCPPPCPPKCQVMCPVPCPPRCPPPKCAPRLCYTSCSPPEPKMICAPLKRCKSFELRSSLMQKCHCIKRNGLQDRCLMMDCMGYPECMTKLFPICDPGQCALLKLCYLGGS, encoded by the exons ATGCCTTGCGACGGAAAGAACAAGTCCTGCCAGCAGAGGCGCGAACTCTTGCACCAGCTCAAGTGCCTCATCAGTACGATGGAACGAAA AAAACCGTGCGAATGGGACGAGGAGCCGTGTCCACCGGAGCCGTCAAAGTGTCGGGTGGTGGCCTGCTACAAGCCATCCCCGTGTCAGCCCCTGGTCTACAAGTCACCCTGCGACCCCTGCAGCCCTCCGATGATGATCTGCAAGCCGGACTGTCCCCCGTGCGAGCCTATCTGCGAGCCTCTCTGCATGCCGCCCTGCAAGCCGATCTGCCAACCGGCCTGTAAACAACTGCTTTGCACGCCATCGGTGCCCTGCAGACCAGCTTGTCCACCAGCTTGCCGACCGGTGTGTCCGCCGCCTCCTTGCCAAGTGGTCTGTCCCGTTCCCTGCCGACCGGGATGTCCGCCTTCGCCCTGCCAGGTCATCTGTCCCGTGCCATGTCCACCGAAGTGCTCACCTCCGTGCCAAATGACGTGCCCCATGCCATGCCCTCCGAAGTGCCCACCGTCGTGTCCACCTACGTGTCAGGTTATGTGCCCGGTACCGTGTCCACCAAGGTGCCCACCTCCGTGTCCGCCAAGGTGCCCAGCTCCGTGCCAGCTGACGTGCCCCATGCCATGTCCTCCGAAGTGCCCACCGCCGTGTCCACCAACGTGTCAGGTTATGTGCCCCGTACCGTGTCCGGCAAGGTGCCCACCTCCGTGTCCACCTCCATGTCCACCAAAGTGCCAGGTCATGTGTCCTGTGCCGTGTCCACCGAGGTGTCCGCCTCCGAAGTGCGCACCGAGGCTGTGCTACACTTCCTGCTCACCGCCCGAGCCGAAAATGATCTGC GCACCTCTGAAGCGGTGTAAAAGCTTTGAGCTGCGGAGCAGTCTGATGCAAAAGTGCCACTGCATCAAGAGGAACGGCTTGCAGGACAGATGCCTCATGATGGACTGCATGGGCTACCCCGAGTGCATGACCAAGTTGTTCCCCATTTGCGATCCCGGGCAGTGCGCCTTGTTGAAACTTTGTTACTTGGGCGGTTCGTAG